In Shinella sp. XGS7, a single genomic region encodes these proteins:
- a CDS encoding acyl-CoA dehydrogenase C-terminal domain-containing protein: MPQYNPPLRDMKFVMHELLNVVDELKLLPAHAEVDADTINAVLEEGGKFASEVIAPLNLSGDAEGCSLDKSSHEVTTPKGFKQAYKQYVEGGWPALSCDPEFGGQGLPVLVNQCMYEMMNSANQAWTMYPGLSHGAYEALHAHGTPEQKATYLPKLTSGEWTGTMNLTEPHCGTDLGLLRTKAVPQADGSYKISGQKIFISAGEHDMSENIVHLVLARIEGAPEGVKGISLFIVPKYILKDDGTPGERNTVACGAIEHKMGIHGNSTCQMVLEGAVGTLVGQPNKGLAAMFVMMNAARLGVGNQSLGLTEVAYQNAVAYAKDRIQMRALSGPKALDKPADPIIVHPDVRKMLLTARAYAEGGRALATYVALQLDKALASDDEDERKEADAEVALLTPIIKAFITDNGWIATSHCMQVFGGHGFIHEWGMEQFVRDSRINMIYEGTNTIQSLDLLGRKILANNGATLKKFGKKIAEFVEEEGVNESMQEFVNPLADIGDKVTKLTTEIGMKAFQNPDEVGAAAVDYLRVVGHLTFAYFWARMAKIALEKKDSGDPFYTAKLATARFYFAKLLPETAGLIRSCRAGLSPLMEMDEALF, translated from the coding sequence ATGCCCCAGTACAACCCGCCGCTGCGCGACATGAAGTTCGTGATGCACGAGCTGCTGAACGTGGTTGACGAGCTGAAGCTGCTGCCCGCGCACGCTGAGGTCGATGCCGACACCATCAATGCGGTGCTGGAAGAGGGCGGCAAGTTCGCCTCGGAAGTGATCGCTCCGCTGAACCTCTCCGGCGACGCCGAAGGCTGCTCGCTGGACAAGAGCAGCCATGAGGTCACGACTCCCAAGGGCTTCAAGCAGGCTTACAAGCAGTATGTGGAAGGCGGCTGGCCCGCCCTGTCCTGCGACCCCGAGTTCGGCGGCCAGGGCCTGCCCGTGCTGGTGAACCAGTGCATGTACGAGATGATGAACTCGGCCAACCAGGCCTGGACCATGTACCCGGGTCTGAGCCATGGCGCCTACGAGGCTCTGCATGCCCACGGCACGCCCGAGCAGAAGGCCACCTACCTGCCCAAGCTGACCAGCGGCGAATGGACCGGCACGATGAACCTGACGGAGCCCCATTGCGGCACCGACCTCGGCCTCCTGCGCACCAAGGCCGTGCCGCAGGCCGACGGTTCCTACAAGATTTCCGGCCAGAAGATCTTCATCTCCGCCGGCGAGCACGACATGTCGGAGAACATCGTGCACCTCGTGCTTGCCCGCATCGAGGGCGCGCCCGAGGGCGTGAAGGGCATCTCGCTCTTCATCGTGCCGAAATACATCCTCAAGGACGATGGCACGCCGGGCGAGCGGAACACGGTCGCCTGCGGCGCCATCGAGCACAAGATGGGCATCCACGGCAACTCGACCTGCCAGATGGTGCTGGAAGGCGCCGTGGGCACCCTGGTGGGTCAGCCCAACAAGGGCCTGGCTGCCATGTTCGTGATGATGAACGCCGCCCGTCTGGGCGTGGGCAACCAGTCCCTGGGCCTGACCGAAGTGGCCTACCAGAACGCCGTGGCCTACGCCAAGGACCGCATCCAGATGCGCGCGCTGAGCGGCCCCAAGGCCCTGGACAAGCCGGCCGACCCCATCATCGTGCACCCCGATGTGCGCAAGATGCTGCTGACCGCCCGTGCCTATGCCGAAGGCGGCCGCGCCCTGGCCACCTATGTGGCCCTGCAGCTGGACAAGGCCCTGGCCTCGGACGATGAGGACGAGCGCAAGGAAGCCGATGCCGAGGTCGCCCTGCTGACCCCCATCATCAAGGCCTTCATCACCGACAACGGCTGGATCGCCACCTCGCACTGCATGCAGGTCTTCGGCGGCCACGGCTTCATCCACGAGTGGGGCATGGAGCAGTTTGTGCGCGATTCGCGCATCAACATGATCTATGAGGGCACCAACACCATCCAGTCCCTGGACCTGCTGGGCCGCAAGATCCTGGCCAACAACGGCGCCACGCTGAAGAAGTTCGGCAAGAAGATCGCCGAGTTCGTGGAAGAAGAGGGCGTCAACGAATCCATGCAGGAATTCGTGAACCCGCTGGCCGACATCGGCGACAAGGTCACCAAGCTGACCACCGAGATCGGCATGAAGGCCTTCCAGAACCCCGACGAGGTGGGCGCCGCCGCCGTGGACTATCTGCGCGTGGTGGGTCACCTGACCTTCGCCTACTTCTGGGCCCGCATGGCCAAGATCGCGCTGGAGAAGAAGGACTCGGGCGACCCCTTCTACACCGCCAAGCTGGCCACCGCCCGCTTCTACTTCGCCAAGCTGCTGCCCGAGACCGCGGGTCTGATCCGCAGCTGCCGCGCCGGCCTCTCGCCCCTGATGGAGATGGACGAAGCCCTGTTCTGA
- a CDS encoding TetR/AcrR family transcriptional regulator, whose translation MSVLTDSPTKPSTADTGRRGARSLQKGQQTRAVILEAALGLASHMGLEGLSIGALADVTKMSKSGVFAHFGSREELQIAVVTEYHAKFEEEVFFPAIREARGLPRLRALFERWVRRVSVEIDSGCIYISGAVEFDDRPGPVRDALVTMVKAWHAALEKAIVLAKQAGHLKPEADVDQMLFELHGLILSLHHDARFLRRPGALARAGAGFERIVSHYATPEGLQADGAQAESRKTTPGVVKKKRATA comes from the coding sequence GTGTCCGTCCTGACCGATTCGCCGACCAAGCCCAGCACCGCCGACACCGGCCGGCGCGGTGCGCGTTCGCTGCAAAAAGGTCAGCAGACCCGGGCTGTCATCCTGGAAGCCGCTCTGGGCCTGGCCTCGCACATGGGCCTGGAAGGCCTGTCCATCGGCGCCCTGGCGGACGTGACCAAGATGAGCAAGTCGGGCGTCTTCGCCCACTTCGGCTCGCGCGAGGAGCTGCAGATCGCCGTGGTGACCGAGTACCACGCCAAGTTCGAGGAAGAGGTCTTCTTCCCGGCGATCCGCGAGGCGCGCGGCCTGCCGCGCTTGCGCGCCCTGTTCGAGCGCTGGGTGCGCCGCGTGTCGGTGGAAATCGACTCGGGCTGCATCTACATCAGCGGCGCGGTCGAGTTCGATGACCGGCCCGGCCCGGTGCGCGACGCCCTGGTCACCATGGTCAAGGCCTGGCACGCTGCGCTGGAAAAAGCCATCGTGCTGGCCAAGCAGGCCGGCCATCTCAAGCCCGAGGCCGATGTGGACCAGATGCTCTTCGAGCTGCACGGCCTGATCCTGTCCCTGCATCACGATGCGCGCTTTCTGCGCCGTCCCGGCGCCCTGGCGCGGGCCGGCGCGGGCTTCGAGCGCATCGTCAGCCACTACGCCACGCCCGAAGGCCTGCAGGCCGACGGTGCGCAGGCCGAGTCCCGCAAAACCACCCCCGGCGTCGTCAAGAAGAAGCGCGCCACTGCCTGA
- a CDS encoding HNH endonuclease, whose translation MDVLQLDISGRPQAWITTKEAAVIYASDGVAWTLGNPCHVMRGGLQRISGQQSRIEVHPIIAVRGAVPSRAWRQVPALSNHKLFVRDRHVCAYCGHSFHPDDLTREHIIPTSRGGADSWMNCITACRGCNGRKGSRLPEEARMSLLYLPYVPSLHEDMILRGRRILVDQMEFLLASVPRSSRLHA comes from the coding sequence GTGGATGTTCTTCAACTGGATATCTCCGGCCGGCCGCAGGCCTGGATCACGACCAAGGAAGCCGCCGTGATCTATGCCAGCGACGGCGTCGCCTGGACCCTGGGCAATCCCTGCCATGTGATGCGCGGCGGGCTGCAGCGCATCAGCGGGCAGCAGTCCCGCATCGAGGTGCACCCCATCATCGCGGTGCGCGGTGCCGTACCCAGCCGGGCCTGGCGACAGGTGCCGGCGCTCTCCAACCACAAGCTCTTCGTGCGCGACCGCCATGTCTGCGCCTACTGCGGCCACAGCTTCCACCCGGACGATCTGACGCGCGAGCACATCATCCCCACCTCGCGCGGCGGCGCCGACAGCTGGATGAACTGCATCACCGCCTGCCGCGGCTGCAACGGGCGCAAGGGCAGCCGCCTGCCCGAGGAGGCGCGCATGAGCCTGCTCTACCTGCCCTATGTGCCCAGCCTGCACGAGGACATGATCCTGCGCGGCCGCCGCATCCTGGTGGACCAGATGGAGTTCCTGCTGGCCAGCGTGCCGCGCAGCAGCCGTCTGCACGCCTGA
- a CDS encoding glycine zipper domain-containing protein, whose amino-acid sequence MMIRKLMLAATVVALAACSTTSPDVVQRGDAQRMSQVQDATVLSVRPVTVDGSQSGAGAVAGGVVGAVAGSGVGGRREGQIVGVLGAVAGAALGNAIERNVTKEEAIEVLVQLRNGERRAIVQAKGNETLNAGDAVILVSTGGKTRVTRAPAITAPAAADHKI is encoded by the coding sequence ATGATGATTCGCAAACTGATGCTGGCCGCCACCGTCGTGGCCCTGGCCGCCTGCTCCACCACCAGCCCCGACGTGGTCCAGCGCGGCGACGCCCAGCGCATGTCCCAGGTCCAGGACGCCACCGTGCTGTCCGTGCGTCCCGTCACCGTGGACGGCTCGCAGAGCGGTGCCGGTGCCGTGGCCGGTGGCGTGGTGGGTGCCGTGGCCGGTTCCGGCGTGGGTGGCCGCCGCGAGGGCCAGATCGTCGGCGTGCTCGGTGCCGTGGCCGGCGCCGCCCTGGGCAATGCCATCGAACGCAATGTGACCAAGGAAGAGGCCATCGAGGTGCTGGTGCAGCTGCGCAATGGTGAGCGTCGCGCCATCGTCCAGGCCAAGGGCAATGAGACCCTGAACGCCGGCGATGCCGTGATCCTGGTCAGCACCGGCGGCAAGACCCGCGTGACCCGCGCCCCGGCCATCACCGCGCCGGCCGCCGCCGACCACAAGATCTGA
- a CDS encoding DoxX family protein has protein sequence MPAALTPLLSLLGRILLALMFVLAGPAKITGAEGTAAFMASAGLPASAPLAMLVGAFEIGAGLALIVGFKARWAALGLALFTLVASFLFHGFWAKPPEQQMVQQLLFLKNIAVAGGLLLLAAWGPGAWSLESKS, from the coding sequence ATGCCCGCTGCCCTCACCCCGCTGCTGAGCCTGCTCGGCCGCATCCTGCTGGCCTTGATGTTCGTGCTGGCCGGCCCGGCCAAGATCACCGGCGCCGAAGGCACCGCCGCCTTCATGGCCAGCGCGGGCCTGCCGGCCAGTGCGCCCCTGGCCATGCTGGTGGGCGCCTTCGAGATCGGCGCCGGCCTGGCCCTGATCGTGGGCTTCAAGGCGCGTTGGGCGGCCCTGGGCCTGGCGCTCTTCACCCTGGTGGCCAGCTTCCTCTTCCACGGCTTCTGGGCCAAGCCGCCGGAGCAGCAGATGGTGCAGCAGCTGCTCTTCCTGAAGAACATCGCCGTGGCCGGCGGCCTGCTGCTGCTGGCGGCCTGGGGCCCGGGCGCCTGGAGTCTGGAGTCCAAGTCCTGA
- a CDS encoding CysB family HTH-type transcriptional regulator, with protein MNFQQLRSVREAQRRGFNLTEVAQALHTSQPGVSRQIRELEDELGIEIFVRAGKRLTGLTEPGRHVLPIVERLLHEAENLRRAGDDFARAGSGALRIAATHSQARYALPPVVRDFRAAHPDVTLHMQQGSPQQVARLLLDGEADVGIATEALAQFPELIALPCYRWTHSVIVPPDHVLAREAAAGQRLSLERLAQFPIVTYETGYTGRSHIDEAFRRAGLALNVVLVAMDADVIKTYVDLGLGVGIVAAIAYDEERDRHLSAIDARHLFADNMTRLAVRRDAYLRDYIYSFIETFAPPLTRSLVQEARQAGQASEEFA; from the coding sequence ATGAATTTCCAGCAACTCCGCTCCGTCCGCGAAGCCCAGCGCCGCGGCTTCAACCTGACCGAGGTGGCCCAGGCCCTGCACACCTCCCAGCCCGGCGTGAGCCGCCAGATCCGCGAACTGGAGGACGAGCTGGGCATCGAGATCTTCGTGCGCGCCGGCAAGCGCCTGACCGGACTCACCGAACCCGGCCGCCACGTGCTGCCCATTGTGGAGCGCCTGCTGCACGAGGCCGAGAACCTGCGCCGCGCGGGGGACGATTTCGCCCGTGCCGGCAGCGGTGCCCTGCGCATCGCCGCCACCCACAGCCAGGCGCGCTACGCCCTGCCGCCCGTGGTGCGCGACTTCCGCGCCGCCCACCCCGATGTGACCCTGCATATGCAGCAGGGCTCGCCCCAGCAGGTGGCGCGCCTGCTGCTGGACGGCGAGGCCGATGTGGGCATCGCCACCGAGGCCCTGGCCCAGTTCCCCGAACTGATCGCCCTGCCCTGCTACCGCTGGACGCACAGCGTGATCGTGCCGCCCGACCATGTGCTGGCGCGCGAGGCCGCGGCCGGCCAGCGCCTGAGCCTGGAGCGCCTGGCCCAATTCCCCATCGTGACCTACGAGACCGGCTACACCGGCCGCTCCCATATCGACGAAGCCTTCCGCCGCGCCGGCCTGGCACTGAATGTGGTGCTGGTGGCCATGGACGCCGACGTGATCAAGACCTATGTGGACCTGGGCCTGGGCGTGGGCATCGTGGCCGCCATCGCCTACGACGAGGAGCGCGACCGCCACCTCAGCGCCATCGATGCGCGCCACCTCTTTGCCGACAATATGACCCGGCTGGCCGTTCGCCGTGATGCCTATCTGCGCGACTACATCTACAGCTTCATCGAGACCTTCGCGCCGCCCCTGACCCGCAGCCTGGTGCAGGAGGCCCGTCAGGCCGGCCAGGCTTCTGAGGAATTCGCATGA
- a CDS encoding molybdopterin-binding protein: MSITAINVRNQFRGTVKEIIEGPVVSEVDVITPAGLIVTSVITTRSVKELGLSVGKEVIALVKSTEVSIATL, encoded by the coding sequence ATGAGCATCACCGCCATCAATGTGCGCAACCAGTTCCGCGGCACCGTCAAGGAAATCATCGAGGGCCCGGTGGTCTCCGAGGTGGACGTGATCACGCCGGCCGGCCTGATCGTCACCTCCGTCATCACCACCCGCTCGGTCAAGGAGCTGGGCCTGAGTGTGGGCAAGGAAGTGATCGCCCTGGTCAAGTCCACCGAGGTCTCGATCGCCACGCTCTGA
- a CDS encoding alpha/beta hydrolase, with translation MAYQAPRLLIIPGLRDSGVTHWQSWLQQQYRDARRVVQRDFSQPDLLRWAERIRSTLDSAPAETEWIAVAHSFGCLALARHLADHPDSPIRQALLVAPAEPDKFGLAELLPQRRLGRPLALIASQNDPWMSAASAQRWAGRWGASFTNLGHVGHINSESGFGPFPLAKRWVESARARAAREHRPAHEGILAWSFAV, from the coding sequence ATGGCCTACCAAGCCCCGCGACTGCTCATCATCCCGGGCCTGCGCGACAGCGGCGTCACCCACTGGCAGAGCTGGCTGCAGCAGCAGTACCGCGACGCACGCCGCGTCGTCCAGCGCGACTTCAGCCAGCCCGATCTGCTGCGCTGGGCCGAGCGCATCCGCAGCACGCTGGACTCGGCCCCGGCCGAGACCGAGTGGATTGCCGTGGCCCACAGCTTCGGCTGCCTGGCCCTGGCCCGCCACCTGGCCGATCATCCCGACTCGCCCATCCGCCAGGCCCTGCTCGTGGCCCCGGCCGAGCCCGACAAGTTCGGCCTGGCCGAGCTGCTGCCGCAGCGCCGCCTGGGCCGGCCCCTGGCCCTGATCGCCAGCCAGAACGACCCCTGGATGAGCGCGGCCAGCGCCCAGCGCTGGGCCGGTCGCTGGGGCGCGAGCTTCACCAATCTGGGCCATGTGGGCCATATCAACAGCGAGTCGGGCTTCGGCCCCTTCCCCCTGGCCAAGCGCTGGGTGGAGTCGGCCCGCGCCCGCGCCGCACGCGAGCACCGGCCCGCGCACGAGGGCATCCTGGCCTGGTCCTTCGCGGTCTGA
- the ribA gene encoding GTP cyclohydrolase II — MTQAPATPSPAAAAKVQRVSSARLPTKHGEFMVHVYKAADHPDEHVVIVKGDVGDQAEVLLRMHSECFTGDILGSLRCDCGEQLALALQRIEAEGGIVIYLRGHEGRGIGLAQKLRAYALQDTGLDTVEANLALGLPIDARRFDAAADILRDLRVRSVRLMSNNPFKVAALNELGIEVVAREGHEVESNEESGRYLKTKREKLGHQLHMLP; from the coding sequence GTGACCCAAGCCCCCGCCACCCCTTCCCCCGCCGCTGCCGCCAAGGTGCAGCGTGTCTCCAGCGCCCGCCTGCCCACCAAGCATGGCGAGTTCATGGTCCATGTCTACAAGGCCGCAGACCATCCGGACGAGCATGTGGTCATCGTCAAGGGCGATGTGGGTGATCAGGCCGAGGTGCTGCTGCGCATGCACTCCGAGTGCTTCACCGGCGACATCCTGGGCTCGCTGCGCTGCGACTGCGGCGAGCAGTTGGCCCTGGCCCTGCAGCGCATCGAGGCCGAGGGCGGCATCGTGATCTATCTGCGCGGCCATGAGGGGCGCGGCATCGGTCTGGCCCAGAAGCTGCGCGCCTATGCGCTGCAGGACACGGGGCTGGACACGGTGGAGGCCAATCTGGCCCTGGGTCTGCCCATCGATGCACGCCGCTTCGATGCCGCGGCCGACATCCTGCGCGATCTGCGCGTGCGCTCGGTGCGCCTGATGAGCAACAACCCCTTCAAGGTGGCCGCGCTCAATGAACTGGGCATTGAGGTGGTGGCGCGCGAGGGCCACGAGGTCGAGTCCAACGAGGAAAGCGGCCGCTACCTCAAGACCAAGCGCGAGAAGCTGGGCCACCAGCTGCACATGCTGCCCTGA
- a CDS encoding porin: protein MKYKTFALTALALAASSAALAQSGSDSSTSQVTLYGVVDANVQVLDGAATTTRVQSGGLNGSRFGLRGSEDLGGGLRAFFTLESGINLDNGSNGQNAFWGRQAFVGLATPYGKVSLGRQYGSLYSLSSDFSQFSNNGFGASTALIGGFNGYEPVRGGDGSATGNGGPTRINNSIKFESRNYSGFSAGALWGMGEVAGDTKGNRVADIYGRYTQGGFDAQISFVDDKANTIGLKTRTVAGAASYAFGPYKVNGGVISVDDRSATNADGDGYWLGASYTLGQHTFKTQYVESKNKYVLNEGKSQAFGVGYQYDLSKRTALYSSLTRFNNDGGSYVPRAAAAIPAGLTNGSDRDLTEFVAGIRHSF, encoded by the coding sequence ATGAAGTACAAGACTTTTGCTCTTACCGCCCTGGCGCTCGCCGCCAGCTCCGCCGCTCTGGCCCAGTCCGGCAGCGACAGCAGCACGAGCCAGGTCACGCTCTACGGCGTGGTCGATGCCAATGTGCAGGTGCTCGACGGCGCCGCCACCACCACCCGCGTGCAGTCCGGCGGCCTGAACGGCTCGCGCTTCGGCCTGCGCGGCAGCGAAGATCTGGGCGGCGGCCTGCGCGCCTTCTTCACCCTGGAGTCCGGCATCAATCTGGACAACGGCAGCAACGGCCAGAACGCCTTCTGGGGCCGTCAGGCCTTTGTGGGCCTGGCCACGCCCTACGGCAAGGTCTCGCTGGGTCGCCAGTACGGCAGCCTCTACAGCCTGAGCAGCGATTTCAGCCAGTTCTCCAACAACGGCTTCGGCGCCAGCACCGCCCTGATCGGCGGCTTCAACGGCTATGAGCCGGTGCGCGGCGGCGATGGCTCGGCCACCGGCAATGGCGGCCCCACCCGCATCAACAACTCCATCAAGTTCGAGTCGCGGAACTACAGCGGCTTCAGCGCCGGCGCCCTGTGGGGCATGGGCGAAGTGGCGGGTGACACCAAGGGCAACCGCGTGGCCGATATCTACGGCCGCTACACCCAGGGCGGCTTCGATGCCCAGATCTCCTTCGTGGACGACAAGGCCAACACCATCGGCCTGAAGACCCGCACCGTGGCCGGCGCCGCGTCCTATGCCTTCGGCCCCTACAAGGTCAATGGCGGCGTGATCTCGGTGGACGACCGCTCGGCCACCAATGCCGACGGCGACGGCTACTGGCTGGGTGCCAGCTACACCTTGGGTCAGCACACCTTCAAGACCCAGTATGTGGAGAGCAAGAACAAGTACGTGCTGAACGAGGGCAAGAGCCAGGCCTTCGGCGTGGGCTACCAGTACGACCTGTCCAAGCGCACCGCGCTGTACAGCTCGCTGACCCGCTTCAACAACGACGGCGGCAGCTATGTGCCGCGCGCCGCGGCCGCCATCCCGGCCGGCCTGACCAATGGCAGCGACCGCGACCTCACCGAGTTCGTGGCCGGCATCCGCCACAGCTTCTAA
- a CDS encoding response regulator transcription factor, giving the protein MPALRCFLVEDSPTIRRELSAALQEMLPLEVLAWADNEEAALQWLSDPAHECELVLIDLFLRSGSGMGLLSALAGRGAQPRAKRIVLSNYATPDVRRRCLALGADRVFDKSSEIEELLDYCRSLADTATPH; this is encoded by the coding sequence ATGCCCGCCCTGCGTTGTTTCCTCGTCGAAGACAGTCCCACGATCCGTCGTGAGCTGAGCGCCGCGCTGCAGGAGATGCTGCCGCTGGAGGTGCTGGCCTGGGCCGACAACGAGGAGGCCGCGCTGCAGTGGCTCAGCGACCCCGCCCATGAGTGCGAGCTGGTGCTGATCGACCTCTTTCTGCGCAGCGGCTCCGGCATGGGCCTGCTGAGCGCCCTGGCCGGCCGCGGGGCCCAGCCCCGCGCCAAGCGCATCGTGCTGAGCAATTACGCCACGCCCGATGTGCGCCGACGCTGTCTGGCCCTGGGCGCGGACCGGGTGTTCGACAAGTCCAGCGAGATCGAGGAACTGCTGGACTACTGCCGCAGCCTGGCCGACACGGCCACGCCGCACTGA
- a CDS encoding response regulator transcription factor: MIRVAIVDDHAIVRAGLRQYLSEQVDLRVTGEAANGREALELLRGGEVDVLIMDLAMPEHGGVDALSAIKARAPELPVLILSGFPETHYATTLLRQGASGYLNKECDPEDILTAIRTVARGRRYITPAVAELLADGLAAGSEADKLPHELLSERELQVFLRLAKGETVGAMADSMCLSVKTVSTYRSRVLEKMKLSSNSELTYYALKNGLIQ; this comes from the coding sequence ATGATCCGTGTCGCCATCGTTGACGATCACGCCATTGTGCGGGCCGGTCTGCGCCAATACCTCTCCGAGCAGGTGGACCTGCGCGTCACGGGCGAGGCGGCCAATGGCCGCGAGGCCCTGGAGCTGCTGCGCGGCGGCGAGGTGGACGTGCTGATCATGGACCTGGCCATGCCCGAGCATGGCGGCGTGGATGCGCTCTCTGCCATCAAGGCGCGTGCGCCCGAGCTGCCGGTGCTGATCCTCTCGGGCTTCCCCGAGACGCATTACGCCACCACCCTGCTGCGCCAGGGCGCCTCGGGCTATCTGAACAAGGAATGCGATCCGGAGGACATCCTCACCGCGATCCGCACCGTGGCGCGCGGCCGGCGCTACATCACGCCGGCCGTGGCCGAGCTGCTGGCCGACGGCCTGGCCGCTGGCAGCGAGGCCGACAAGCTGCCGCACGAGCTGTTGTCCGAGCGCGAGTTGCAGGTTTTTCTGCGCCTGGCCAAGGGCGAGACCGTGGGCGCCATGGCCGACAGCATGTGCCTGAGCGTCAAGACGGTGAGCACCTACCGCAGCCGCGTGCTGGAGAAGATGAAGCTCTCCTCCAACAGCGAGCTGACCTACTACGCGCTCAAGAACGGACTGATCCAATAG
- a CDS encoding CHASE3 domain-containing protein produces the protein MSIDLQGWSERVRHSAYVFPAAVLAAAAMLTVSESSYERARDTLAELTQMGRARLMIYAVKQRATDAESAQRGYLLTRRREYLGPYEEASEDLNRSLRSLRQYYQVHADQQALTLHTQLETAVGAKMGELAEVIKRQDMGRADSALELIQAGIGRDQMELIRERAEQLLHIENQRVAGGLRAVIDALLFTRIGVATLTALSLLGLMLYLRQGRALAEQRRLQALAIKAERDHLEEEVQRRTEELTQLAAHLQTAREDERARLARELHDELGALLTAAKLDAARIRPKLAALGPEALERLGHLTETLNSGIALKRRIIEDLRPSSLSNLGLLPALEILAREFSERVDLPVHSELEAVALSPRAELTVYRLVQEGLTNIAKYAQAGAVWISLRAEDGQACVEVRDDGRGFDARLQPSSSHGLLGMRYRVASEGGSFRVETAPGQGTRLLARLPLRPQAASPAAEPSTAPDPL, from the coding sequence ATGAGTATTGACCTCCAGGGCTGGTCGGAGCGGGTGCGGCACAGCGCCTATGTGTTCCCGGCCGCGGTGCTGGCCGCCGCCGCCATGCTCACGGTGAGCGAGAGCAGCTACGAGCGCGCGCGCGACACCCTGGCCGAGCTGACCCAGATGGGCCGGGCCCGGCTGATGATTTACGCCGTCAAGCAGCGCGCCACCGATGCCGAGTCGGCCCAGCGCGGCTACCTGCTCACGCGCCGCCGCGAGTACCTGGGGCCGTATGAAGAGGCCAGCGAGGACCTGAACCGTTCCTTGCGATCGTTACGCCAGTATTACCAGGTGCACGCCGACCAGCAGGCCCTGACCCTGCACACCCAGCTGGAAACCGCGGTGGGCGCCAAGATGGGCGAGCTGGCCGAGGTCATCAAGCGCCAGGACATGGGCCGGGCCGACAGCGCGCTGGAGCTGATCCAGGCCGGCATCGGCCGCGACCAGATGGAGCTGATCCGCGAACGCGCCGAGCAGCTCTTGCACATCGAGAACCAGCGCGTGGCCGGCGGCCTGCGCGCCGTGATCGACGCCCTGCTCTTCACCCGCATCGGCGTGGCCACGCTCACCGCCCTGAGCCTGCTGGGCCTGATGCTGTATCTGCGCCAGGGCCGCGCCCTGGCCGAGCAGCGCCGCCTGCAAGCCCTGGCCATCAAGGCCGAGCGCGACCATCTGGAAGAGGAGGTGCAGCGCCGCACCGAGGAGCTGACCCAGCTGGCCGCCCATCTGCAGACCGCCCGCGAGGACGAGCGCGCCCGCCTGGCGCGCGAGCTGCACGACGAGCTGGGCGCCCTGCTCACCGCCGCCAAGCTGGACGCCGCGCGCATCCGCCCCAAGCTCGCCGCCCTGGGCCCCGAGGCCCTGGAGCGCCTGGGCCATCTCACCGAGACCCTGAACAGCGGCATCGCGCTCAAGCGCCGCATCATCGAGGACCTGCGCCCCTCCTCCCTGTCTAATCTGGGCCTGCTGCCAGCCCTGGAGATCCTGGCGCGCGAGTTCTCCGAGCGCGTGGACCTGCCGGTGCACAGCGAGCTCGAGGCCGTGGCCCTGAGCCCGCGCGCCGAGCTCACCGTCTACCGCCTGGTGCAGGAGGGCCTGACCAATATCGCCAAGTACGCCCAGGCCGGCGCCGTATGGATCAGCCTGCGGGCCGAGGACGGCCAGGCCTGCGTGGAGGTGCGGGACGACGGCCGCGGCTTCGACGCCCGCCTGCAGCCCAGCTCCAGCCATGGCCTGCTGGGCATGCGCTACCGCGTGGCCTCCGAAGGCGGCAGCTTCCGCGTGGAGACCGCGCCGGGCCAGGGCACGCGGCTGCTGGCCCGCCTGCCGCTGCGCCCGCAAGCGGCCAGCCCCGCGGCCGAGCCCTCGACCGCCCCCGACCCGCTATAG
- a CDS encoding DUF1328 domain-containing protein, which produces MLHYAVVFFVIALVAALFGFGGIAAGAAGIAKVLFFVFVLMAVVSFIVGLLRKG; this is translated from the coding sequence ATGCTGCACTACGCCGTTGTCTTCTTCGTCATTGCCCTGGTCGCCGCCCTCTTCGGTTTCGGCGGCATCGCCGCCGGCGCCGCCGGCATCGCCAAGGTGCTGTTCTTCGTCTTCGTGCTGATGGCCGTGGTGAGCTTCATCGTCGGCCTGCTGCGCAAGGGCTGA
- a CDS encoding glycine zipper 2TM domain-containing protein, which yields MNTSRILKSRLPLTLATLALSLSLGACASMSHREVSTAVGTAVGGVVGAAATGGSTVGTVGGAVAGGMIGNELSKRRR from the coding sequence ATGAACACGTCCCGCATCCTCAAGTCCCGTCTGCCCCTGACCCTGGCCACCCTGGCCCTGAGCCTGAGCCTGGGCGCCTGCGCCAGCATGAGCCACCGCGAGGTGAGCACCGCCGTGGGCACCGCCGTGGGCGGTGTGGTCGGCGCGGCCGCCACCGGCGGCAGCACCGTCGGTACCGTGGGTGGTGCGGTGGCCGGCGGCATGATCGGCAATGAGCTGAGCAAGCGCCGTCGATGA